The following proteins come from a genomic window of Vibrio vulnificus NBRC 15645 = ATCC 27562:
- a CDS encoding methyl-accepting chemotaxis protein — MQFSLKRKMVSSVVLAIAITSATLLFVGYKTFNTHSWRAIESESRNTLEAHAKGIADWFHDKQLAVKGLREEIERNPDLDIVPHLRQTLIAGGFGLSYYGNEQGDMFRHDPSLNKPGYDPRARGWYKEAKAEDRAITTAPYVSVTMQTLVVTLTDPVRQNGKLIGVAASNLALDKLIKDVLAIQVPGNGQAILVNRKGAIVAHPNKDVLLKPIHEIASELNITQLIQAADSDTAIYATVNGAEKVIMAQPIEYTDWLLVMEMDKATLEEPITDMLFSQALIGLLVLVIMAAATSWFVARQLIELGRVSEALADIAEGDGDLTRRLQVTSQDEVGQLAEKFNKFVDRLHVMVKNVRDVSGALNLGADEAARTATQRSNSIRQQQDEITMVATAVTEMASATAEIAGNADNTAKNANQSVELSQHGFQQMTKSQDSIHSLASELNNAVEIIGELEAHGQQISTILATIRDIAEQTNLLALNAAIEAARAGEQGRGFAVVADEVRVLSQRTHASTEEIQSKIQGLQKATNDAVSVMKQSHQLAETSVADVNLTGESLTAIGEAIQTISDMATQIASAAEEQSLVTADINGNTESVREVSDRLAHDAIDAVEQAKRLHALAGDLDREISRFKL, encoded by the coding sequence ATGCAATTTAGTTTGAAGAGGAAGATGGTTTCCTCGGTTGTTTTGGCTATTGCAATCACATCTGCCACTTTACTGTTCGTCGGATACAAAACGTTTAACACTCACAGCTGGCGTGCGATTGAAAGTGAGAGTCGCAACACGCTTGAAGCGCATGCCAAAGGCATTGCCGATTGGTTTCATGATAAGCAATTGGCGGTGAAGGGGTTAAGAGAAGAGATTGAACGTAACCCTGATCTCGACATTGTGCCTCACCTGCGTCAAACCCTTATTGCTGGTGGCTTTGGCTTAAGCTACTACGGTAACGAGCAAGGTGACATGTTCCGTCATGATCCTTCACTAAACAAACCCGGTTACGACCCGCGTGCTCGTGGCTGGTACAAAGAAGCCAAAGCGGAAGATCGCGCGATTACCACTGCGCCTTATGTCAGTGTGACCATGCAAACCTTGGTGGTGACTTTAACGGATCCAGTGCGTCAAAACGGCAAGTTAATTGGTGTTGCGGCATCCAATCTTGCGTTGGATAAACTGATTAAAGACGTTTTAGCGATTCAAGTGCCAGGGAATGGTCAAGCCATTCTGGTCAACCGTAAAGGGGCTATCGTGGCACACCCAAATAAAGATGTGCTGCTGAAACCCATCCATGAGATCGCTTCTGAGCTGAATATTACCCAACTGATTCAAGCGGCAGACAGCGATACCGCCATCTACGCGACGGTAAATGGGGCTGAGAAAGTGATCATGGCGCAACCGATCGAGTACACCGACTGGTTACTTGTGATGGAGATGGACAAAGCCACACTTGAAGAACCGATTACGGACATGCTGTTTAGTCAGGCGTTAATCGGTTTGTTGGTCTTGGTGATCATGGCCGCAGCAACCTCTTGGTTTGTTGCAAGACAGTTGATCGAACTGGGCCGTGTTAGCGAAGCGTTGGCGGATATTGCCGAAGGTGATGGCGACTTAACCCGCCGTTTGCAAGTGACCAGCCAAGACGAAGTGGGCCAACTGGCTGAGAAGTTCAACAAGTTCGTCGACCGCTTACATGTGATGGTGAAAAATGTGCGCGACGTTTCTGGCGCATTGAACCTCGGAGCTGACGAAGCAGCGCGTACTGCAACCCAGCGCAGCAACAGCATTCGCCAGCAGCAAGATGAAATTACGATGGTGGCCACCGCGGTAACGGAAATGGCGTCAGCGACGGCAGAAATTGCAGGCAACGCTGACAACACAGCGAAGAATGCCAACCAGTCGGTGGAGCTGAGTCAGCATGGTTTCCAACAAATGACCAAGAGCCAAGACTCTATTCATTCGCTGGCGAGTGAGCTCAACAATGCCGTAGAAATTATTGGCGAGCTGGAAGCGCATGGTCAGCAAATCTCGACCATTCTCGCAACGATTAGAGACATTGCAGAACAAACCAACTTACTGGCGTTGAATGCAGCAATTGAAGCCGCGCGTGCAGGTGAACAAGGCCGCGGTTTTGCGGTGGTTGCGGATGAAGTTCGTGTTCTGTCTCAACGTACTCATGCTTCAACAGAAGAGATCCAAAGTAAGATTCAAGGGCTGCAAAAAGCCACAAACGATGCGGTGTCTGTGATGAAGCAAAGCCATCAATTAGCCGAGACCAGTGTTGCGGATGTGAATCTAACGGGCGAGAGTTTGACAGCGATTGGTGAAGCAATTCAAACCATCAGCGATATGGCGACGCAAATTGCGTCGGCGGCTGAAGAGCAATCGCTGGTGACCGCCGATATCAATGGTAATACGGAATCGGTGCGTGAAGTGAGTGATCGACTTGCACACGATGCCATCGACGCGGTTGAACAAGCCAAACGTCTGCATGCGCTTGCGGGCGACTTGGATAGAGAGATTTCTCGCTTTAAGTTGTAA
- a CDS encoding alpha-amylase family protein: protein MKPSKFVFLSAAIACSLSGTANADAILHAFNWKYSDVTQNASQIAAAGYKKVLISPALKSSGNEWWARYQPQDLRVIDSPLGNKSDLKSMIDALKAVGVDVYADVVLNHMANETWKREDLNYPGSEVLQQYAANTSYYADQTLFGNLTENLFSGFDFHPEGCISDWNDAGNVQYWRLCGGAGDRGLPDLDPNNWVVSQQRLYLNALKGLGVKGFRIDAVKHMSQYQIDQIFTPEITAGMHVFGEVITSGGKGDSSYENFLAPYLNATNHSAYDFPLFASIRNAFSYSGGMNMLHDPQAYGQGLENARSITFTITHDIPTNDGFRYQIMDPKDEELAYAYILGKDGGTPLIYSDNLPDNEDRDNRRWEGVWNRDLMKNMLRFHNQMQGQEMTMLYSDQCLLMFKRGKQGVVGINKCGEERSHTVDTYQHEFNWYQPYTDTLTGANETVSSRYHTFRIPARSARMYML from the coding sequence ATGAAACCGTCAAAATTCGTTTTTCTCTCTGCTGCCATCGCTTGTAGCCTGTCCGGTACCGCCAATGCTGACGCCATTTTGCATGCGTTTAACTGGAAGTACTCCGACGTCACGCAAAACGCCTCGCAAATCGCGGCGGCGGGTTATAAAAAAGTGCTGATTTCGCCAGCACTGAAATCGAGTGGCAATGAATGGTGGGCACGTTATCAACCGCAAGATCTGCGCGTGATCGATTCGCCACTTGGCAACAAAAGTGACTTAAAATCCATGATTGATGCGCTGAAGGCGGTTGGCGTTGATGTGTATGCCGATGTGGTACTGAACCATATGGCTAATGAAACATGGAAGCGTGAAGACTTAAATTACCCTGGCAGTGAAGTGCTGCAACAATACGCTGCTAACACCAGTTATTATGCGGACCAAACGCTTTTTGGCAATTTAACAGAAAACCTATTCTCGGGCTTTGACTTCCACCCAGAAGGCTGTATTAGCGACTGGAATGATGCCGGCAATGTGCAATACTGGCGTCTTTGTGGCGGCGCAGGTGACCGAGGGCTGCCAGACTTAGACCCGAACAACTGGGTGGTGTCGCAACAACGTTTGTATTTGAATGCGCTAAAAGGTTTAGGTGTGAAAGGCTTCCGCATTGATGCGGTTAAACACATGAGCCAATATCAAATCGACCAGATTTTCACTCCAGAGATTACCGCCGGAATGCACGTATTTGGTGAAGTGATCACCAGCGGTGGCAAAGGCGACTCCAGCTATGAGAACTTCTTAGCGCCTTATCTCAACGCCACCAACCATTCGGCTTACGATTTCCCACTGTTTGCCTCTATTCGCAACGCCTTCTCCTACAGCGGTGGCATGAACATGCTTCATGATCCACAAGCCTATGGCCAAGGGCTTGAAAACGCACGTTCAATTACCTTTACCATCACGCACGACATCCCAACGAACGACGGTTTCCGATATCAAATCATGGATCCGAAAGATGAAGAGTTGGCTTACGCTTATATCCTCGGTAAAGATGGCGGCACACCTCTGATTTACAGCGACAACTTACCTGATAACGAGGATCGTGATAATCGCCGTTGGGAAGGCGTTTGGAACCGTGACCTGATGAAGAACATGTTGCGCTTCCATAACCAAATGCAAGGGCAAGAGATGACGATGCTATACAGCGATCAGTGTCTGCTGATGTTTAAGCGTGGTAAACAAGGGGTGGTCGGCATTAATAAATGTGGTGAAGAGCGTTCTCATACCGTTGACACCTATCAGCATGAGTTCAACTGGTATCAGCCTTACACCGATACACTCACTGGCGCGAATGAAACCGTGAGTTCGCGTTACCACACCTTCCGAATTCCAGCCCGCAGTGCGCGCATGTACATGCTCTAA
- a CDS encoding GNAT family N-acetyltransferase: MSLSFSNIQRSQLPDIEAMEKQLFAQHGYPAFFLRQAYDCWRSGFMVAECEHQIAGYVLIVPKADNSNEAWMLSLAVSPAYQGQGIAKQLVKYALARQSHYQKIYLTVAPDNLPARAIYQSCGFEILTEEENYFDDGESRLVMCRTAFNPAFTGAQ; this comes from the coding sequence ATGAGTCTTTCTTTTTCAAATATCCAACGTTCACAATTGCCCGATATAGAGGCGATGGAAAAACAGTTATTCGCTCAACACGGTTATCCGGCGTTTTTTTTACGCCAAGCTTATGATTGCTGGCGTAGTGGTTTTATGGTAGCTGAGTGTGAGCATCAGATTGCGGGGTATGTGCTGATTGTGCCTAAGGCAGACAACAGCAATGAAGCTTGGATGCTGTCGTTGGCAGTATCGCCAGCTTACCAAGGGCAAGGAATTGCCAAACAATTGGTGAAGTATGCGCTGGCGCGTCAGTCGCATTACCAAAAAATCTATTTGACGGTTGCGCCAGACAACCTGCCAGCGCGCGCCATCTATCAATCCTGTGGCTTTGAAATCCTCACCGAGGAAGAGAACTATTTTGATGATGGTGAAAGCCGTTTGGTGATGTGTCGTACTGCGTTTAACCCCGCCTTTACAGGTGCACAATAA
- a CDS encoding nitrate reductase translates to MHGCSKTTCPYCGVGCGVEAKPDGLVGDKEHPANHGALCVKGAALAESLNMPSRLLYPKLADEQVSWEQASDWIAQRIHQAMEQYGPESVAMYVSGQLLTEDYYVANKLMKGYVGSANIDTNSRLCMSSAVAAHVRAFGEDVVPVSYDDLEHAELIVISGANTAWTHPVLFRRIQQIRDRNPNVKLVVIDPRKTVTAEQADLHLPIANDSDVSLFNGLLAYLLEQQGSDKGVDTEFIEQHTQGFAALQALISSGAYQLEQVAFHCGIDVQALRTFYQWFSRSNATMTLFCQGVNQAQNGVDKANAIINAHLATGQIGKRGAGPFSLTGQPNAMGGREVGGLANQLAAHRGFDPDSIRAVQRVWQSPRIAEQPGLKALDLFKAVERGEIKVLWIMATNPVVSMPDNRWIRQALERCPCVIVSDITADSDVAHYADLLLPAAGWGEKQGMVTNSERRMSRQRRFISPPGEAKPDWQAICEVGARLSQKLQVKNGFAFESEAAIFREFARLTAINSDSHYKLDLSQYQNLSDEAYEQWRPTQWGGESPYADRCFSHPDGKARFVAVTELANSSDEPIGRGLWRLNSGRQRDQWHTMTRTGHIEKLAASELEPSVYLNSLSAEKLELQAGELANITNPDTLQSLLAKVVIDESMAFGELFMSMHWAGRYGGQSQVNAVVSAMGDPISGQPAFKSGFVKVEKAPVASFGVMISKFSPAIATDYCAYQHQEQSGVWRIASLTLPPQQLAERNLPAASKVRRVSWQHELGWITLQLQSHTHEVSQAKLQAIFIASSQPLKADYQQLQTLIGEPINWQALMQAGFATRVSQLVCSCLRVTDTQIEQAIEQKGVTTLTQLQNQLQCGTNCRSCIPQLKQYFTAAIAQASR, encoded by the coding sequence ATGCATGGATGCAGCAAAACAACGTGTCCTTACTGTGGGGTCGGTTGTGGTGTGGAGGCAAAGCCAGATGGGCTGGTAGGAGACAAAGAACATCCTGCCAATCATGGCGCATTGTGCGTCAAAGGCGCGGCGTTGGCGGAGAGTTTAAACATGCCGAGCCGTTTGCTTTATCCCAAGCTTGCCGATGAGCAAGTCAGTTGGGAGCAGGCGAGCGATTGGATTGCGCAGCGAATTCATCAGGCGATGGAACAATATGGACCAGAATCAGTGGCAATGTATGTGTCGGGGCAACTGCTTACCGAAGATTACTACGTCGCCAATAAGTTGATGAAGGGCTATGTGGGCAGCGCAAACATCGACACCAACTCGCGCTTATGTATGTCCTCGGCGGTTGCTGCTCATGTGCGAGCTTTTGGCGAAGATGTCGTCCCCGTGAGTTATGACGATCTCGAACATGCGGAGCTGATCGTGATCAGTGGTGCCAACACGGCGTGGACCCATCCCGTGTTGTTTCGCCGCATTCAGCAAATCCGTGACCGCAATCCAAACGTCAAGTTGGTGGTGATTGATCCACGCAAAACCGTCACCGCTGAGCAAGCGGACCTGCATTTGCCCATCGCCAATGACAGCGATGTCAGTTTGTTTAATGGTTTGCTTGCATATTTGCTCGAGCAGCAAGGCAGTGACAAGGGCGTCGATACCGAGTTTATTGAGCAACACACCCAAGGGTTTGCTGCACTACAGGCGTTGATCTCGAGTGGGGCATATCAATTGGAGCAAGTGGCGTTTCACTGTGGCATCGACGTTCAAGCGCTGCGCACTTTCTATCAATGGTTTTCACGCAGCAACGCGACGATGACGCTGTTTTGCCAAGGGGTCAATCAAGCGCAAAACGGGGTCGATAAAGCCAATGCCATCATCAATGCACATCTCGCCACTGGGCAAATTGGTAAGCGCGGTGCAGGGCCATTTTCGTTGACGGGTCAGCCCAATGCCATGGGCGGCAGAGAAGTGGGTGGGCTAGCGAATCAGTTGGCGGCTCACCGAGGTTTTGATCCTGATTCCATCCGCGCTGTGCAGCGGGTTTGGCAATCGCCTCGCATTGCAGAACAACCCGGTTTAAAAGCGCTGGATCTGTTTAAGGCCGTCGAGAGAGGGGAGATCAAAGTGTTGTGGATCATGGCCACCAATCCGGTGGTTTCAATGCCTGATAACCGATGGATACGCCAAGCACTTGAACGATGCCCGTGTGTGATTGTGTCAGACATCACCGCCGATTCAGATGTTGCACACTACGCTGATTTGTTGCTACCCGCCGCTGGATGGGGAGAAAAGCAAGGAATGGTCACCAATTCTGAGCGGCGAATGTCGCGTCAGCGTCGATTTATCTCCCCTCCTGGAGAAGCCAAACCTGATTGGCAAGCCATCTGTGAAGTGGGCGCACGTTTATCGCAAAAGTTGCAGGTGAAAAATGGCTTCGCCTTTGAATCTGAAGCGGCGATTTTTCGTGAGTTTGCAAGGCTCACGGCCATTAATAGCGACAGTCACTACAAGTTGGATCTCTCTCAGTATCAGAACCTCAGTGACGAAGCCTACGAGCAGTGGCGACCAACGCAATGGGGAGGAGAGTCACCCTATGCAGATCGTTGTTTCTCTCATCCCGATGGCAAAGCCAGATTCGTCGCCGTGACGGAGTTGGCAAACAGCAGCGATGAGCCTATAGGCAGAGGGCTCTGGCGCTTAAATAGCGGACGCCAGCGTGATCAATGGCATACCATGACGCGTACGGGTCACATTGAGAAACTGGCCGCAAGTGAGCTTGAGCCTTCCGTCTATTTGAATAGTCTGTCGGCTGAAAAGCTTGAACTGCAAGCAGGAGAGCTGGCAAACATCACCAACCCCGACACGCTGCAATCTCTGTTAGCTAAGGTGGTCATCGATGAGTCAATGGCGTTTGGTGAACTGTTTATGTCCATGCATTGGGCTGGACGCTATGGCGGTCAGAGCCAAGTTAACGCAGTAGTCAGCGCCATGGGCGACCCTATATCGGGCCAGCCTGCGTTTAAATCCGGCTTTGTTAAGGTAGAAAAAGCACCGGTCGCTAGCTTTGGCGTGATGATCAGCAAGTTCTCGCCTGCGATAGCGACAGACTATTGCGCGTACCAACATCAAGAACAGTCCGGTGTATGGCGCATTGCAAGCTTAACCCTGCCTCCACAGCAGCTGGCGGAGAGAAATCTACCGGCGGCCAGCAAGGTTCGCCGCGTGAGTTGGCAGCATGAACTCGGTTGGATCACGCTACAACTGCAAAGTCACACACATGAGGTAAGCCAAGCCAAGTTACAAGCGATCTTCATCGCCTCGTCACAGCCACTCAAAGCGGACTATCAACAGTTACAAACGCTCATTGGTGAACCCATCAACTGGCAAGCACTGATGCAAGCGGGCTTTGCCACACGTGTGAGCCAGCTTGTGTGCAGTTGTCTACGTGTAACGGACACCCAGATAGAACAAGCGATTGAGCAAAAGGGCGTGACCACGCTGACGCAATTGCAAAACCAGCTCCAGTGTGGAACCAATTGCCGGTCGTGCATTCCGCAACTCAAACAGTATTTTACCGCCGCCATCGCGCAGGCAAGCCGTTAA
- the cobA gene encoding uroporphyrinogen-III C-methyltransferase produces MDTSISTQLRDRSYSEHAICYHSSRGLQAKNRPTSTGAAASGFVYLVGAGPGDPELLTVKAVNALQQCDLLVYDRLVSKEILALVPEHVDKIYVGKRCGEPSLKQEEINQILVSFAQLGRKIVRLKGGDPFIFGRGGEEALALVEHNIRYCVVPGITAAIGCAASCAIPLTHREVARSVTLVTGTVVTGSLPAWSAIVEAGQTLVFYMGLESARAIEQGLLGQGVRADFPVAIVTQGSTPDQKTYVTTLATLEKTAVALKGVSPALIIMGEVVKLRDRLKTTLAAVAPMANASFVDE; encoded by the coding sequence ATGGATACAAGCATCAGCACTCAATTACGTGATCGCAGCTATAGCGAACATGCGATTTGTTACCACTCATCACGCGGTTTGCAAGCCAAGAATCGGCCAACGTCAACTGGGGCGGCGGCATCAGGTTTTGTCTACTTAGTCGGCGCAGGGCCGGGCGATCCAGAACTGCTGACAGTAAAGGCGGTCAACGCGCTGCAACAGTGCGATCTGTTGGTTTATGACCGCTTGGTCAGCAAAGAAATTCTGGCACTGGTGCCAGAGCACGTTGACAAAATTTATGTGGGCAAACGCTGTGGCGAGCCGAGTCTAAAGCAAGAGGAGATCAATCAGATCCTCGTCAGCTTTGCGCAACTTGGGCGCAAAATCGTTCGGCTCAAAGGGGGCGATCCCTTCATCTTTGGCCGTGGCGGCGAAGAGGCGTTAGCGCTGGTAGAGCACAACATTCGTTACTGTGTGGTTCCCGGCATCACAGCCGCCATAGGCTGTGCGGCGAGCTGCGCTATTCCGCTCACGCACCGAGAAGTAGCTCGCAGTGTCACGCTCGTGACTGGTACTGTAGTGACGGGGTCACTTCCTGCTTGGTCTGCTATTGTTGAAGCGGGGCAAACATTGGTGTTTTACATGGGGTTGGAATCGGCACGCGCGATCGAGCAAGGCTTGCTCGGGCAGGGGGTTCGTGCAGATTTTCCCGTCGCGATCGTGACGCAAGGTTCGACACCTGATCAGAAAACGTACGTGACAACCTTGGCCACGTTGGAAAAAACAGCAGTAGCGCTAAAAGGGGTGAGTCCGGCATTGATCATTATGGGGGAAGTCGTCAAACTGCGGGATAGATTAAAGACCACCCTTGCGGCAGTCGCGCCCATGGCTAACGCCTCATTTGTTGACGAGTGA
- a CDS encoding dienelactone hydrolase family protein, with protein MVGKTSNSATKQPIPQEAFDWYDEYAHGKIDRREFLNRLAGLAVLGFSVATLTEALLPDYAKAEQVSFNDPHIKASYQTFPSPKGHGEGKGYLVVPTQLTAPLPVVLVVHENRGLNPYIQDVARRLAKQGFVAFAPDALAPVGGYPGNDDQGRELQKNLDRAKIEQDFIAAAQYLKTHTLSNGKLGAVGFCFGGYVVNMLAAVMGEQLNAGVPFYGTPAEKSLRADIKAPLQLHFAELDQRVNATWPDYEQDLKAMNARYNAFLYPKVNHGFHNDSTARYAPEEAELAWQRTVEFFRRELKS; from the coding sequence ATGGTTGGCAAAACATCGAATTCAGCAACAAAGCAACCCATCCCACAAGAAGCCTTTGATTGGTATGACGAGTATGCACACGGCAAGATCGACCGCCGAGAGTTTTTAAATCGCCTAGCCGGGTTGGCGGTGCTTGGCTTTAGCGTTGCAACGTTAACCGAGGCACTGCTGCCGGATTACGCAAAGGCGGAGCAAGTGTCGTTTAATGATCCCCATATCAAAGCCAGTTATCAAACCTTCCCCTCACCAAAAGGCCATGGCGAAGGCAAAGGCTATTTAGTGGTGCCAACGCAACTGACCGCGCCGCTACCAGTCGTGCTCGTGGTGCATGAGAATCGTGGTCTCAACCCTTACATCCAAGATGTCGCACGCCGCTTAGCCAAGCAGGGTTTTGTCGCTTTTGCACCGGATGCATTAGCGCCTGTCGGCGGTTATCCGGGTAATGACGACCAAGGCCGTGAGCTGCAAAAGAACCTCGATAGAGCAAAAATAGAGCAAGATTTCATCGCAGCGGCGCAATATCTCAAAACGCATACTTTGAGCAATGGCAAGCTAGGAGCAGTGGGTTTTTGCTTTGGCGGCTATGTGGTGAACATGCTGGCGGCCGTCATGGGTGAACAGCTCAATGCTGGGGTACCGTTTTATGGCACACCCGCAGAAAAGTCGTTACGAGCGGACATAAAAGCGCCCCTTCAACTCCATTTCGCCGAACTCGACCAACGAGTGAATGCGACTTGGCCTGACTATGAGCAAGACTTAAAAGCCATGAATGCTCGCTACAACGCTTTCCTCTATCCGAAGGTCAATCATGGCTTTCATAACGACTCCACCGCCCGTTACGCGCCAGAAGAGGCAGAGTTGGCTTGGCAAAGAACCGTGGAGTTTTTCCGTCGCGAGCTCAAATCCTAA
- a CDS encoding ANTAR domain-containing response regulator → MTKKPYQRTMIVCCDSLTQQAHLAERLAKEYDQVLGCQLGQLEHILRREPESCVVVGWSAPCAEVRLIIEYCRQQKRPVLVLFRQVFAQQFNQLKDCHDCVFLPEESTLPLAPWIDYAAQLRESYLLVEEKVALLNDKLQERKVIEKAKGLLMKFQQVDEETAYQAMRRSAMQTSQPMLQVAKNVIATLSTL, encoded by the coding sequence ATGACGAAAAAGCCTTATCAAAGGACGATGATTGTTTGCTGCGATTCATTAACACAACAAGCGCATTTAGCCGAGCGATTGGCAAAAGAGTATGACCAAGTACTGGGGTGTCAGCTTGGGCAATTGGAACACATCCTGCGGCGAGAACCTGAAAGCTGCGTTGTCGTCGGGTGGTCCGCCCCTTGCGCCGAAGTGCGGTTGATCATTGAGTATTGCCGTCAACAAAAGCGGCCGGTGTTGGTCTTGTTTCGCCAAGTTTTTGCTCAACAATTCAATCAGTTAAAAGATTGCCACGACTGTGTGTTTTTACCAGAAGAAAGCACCTTGCCCTTAGCGCCTTGGATCGACTACGCCGCGCAACTGAGAGAAAGTTACTTACTGGTGGAGGAGAAAGTGGCGCTTTTAAATGACAAATTGCAAGAGCGAAAAGTGATTGAAAAAGCGAAAGGTCTACTGATGAAATTTCAACAAGTGGATGAAGAAACCGCCTATCAAGCGATGCGTCGTTCCGCGATGCAAACCAGCCAACCCATGTTGCAAGTTGCGAAGAACGTGATTGCGACGTTAAGCACACTGTAA
- a CDS encoding CmpA/NrtA family ABC transporter substrate-binding protein has protein sequence MKKRWTVGVLTSWLAFAPPVVLADVGEAEKEDLKFGFIKLTDMAPLAIAYEKGFFEDEGLYVTLEAQANWKVLLDRVIDGELDGAHMLAGRPLGATIGIGTQAKVITAFSMDLNGNAITVSNDVWQQMKPNLAKGSDGKPVHPIKADALKPVVTSYRDQGKAFNMGMVFPVSTHNYELRYWLAAGGIHPGYYAPHKGDNSGQINAEVLLSVTPPPQMPATMEAGTIKGYCVGEPWNQQAVFKGIGVPVVTDYEIWKNNPEKVFGVAQDWAEKYPNTHIRVVKALIRAAHWLDENDNRNRAEAVKLLSRSEYVGADAEVIANSMTGTFEYEKGDKRQVPDFNVFFRYNATYPYYSDAIWYLTQMRRWGQIENQKPDSWYMDIAKQVYRPEIYQRAAEALIEEGTLSASDFPDFAQESGFRPPQTHFIDQIRYDGRSPNAYLQQFAIGLKGSESL, from the coding sequence ATGAAAAAGAGATGGACAGTTGGCGTATTAACAAGTTGGTTGGCGTTTGCTCCACCAGTTGTACTCGCAGACGTTGGCGAGGCTGAAAAAGAGGACTTAAAGTTTGGCTTTATCAAATTGACCGACATGGCACCGTTGGCGATCGCTTATGAAAAAGGATTTTTTGAGGATGAAGGGCTGTATGTGACGTTAGAAGCGCAGGCCAACTGGAAGGTGCTGCTCGATCGCGTGATTGATGGTGAACTGGATGGCGCGCACATGCTGGCAGGCCGACCGCTGGGTGCTACCATCGGTATCGGCACGCAAGCCAAAGTGATCACTGCATTCAGTATGGATCTCAATGGTAACGCGATCACCGTGTCGAACGATGTTTGGCAGCAAATGAAGCCCAATTTGGCCAAAGGCAGCGACGGTAAACCCGTTCACCCAATCAAAGCTGATGCGCTTAAGCCTGTCGTAACAAGCTATCGCGACCAAGGTAAAGCGTTCAATATGGGTATGGTGTTTCCAGTATCCACTCACAATTATGAACTGCGCTACTGGCTCGCAGCTGGGGGTATTCATCCCGGCTACTATGCGCCGCATAAAGGCGACAATAGTGGCCAAATTAATGCCGAGGTGCTGCTTAGCGTCACGCCGCCACCGCAAATGCCAGCCACCATGGAAGCGGGCACCATCAAAGGCTATTGCGTTGGCGAACCTTGGAACCAGCAAGCCGTGTTCAAAGGCATTGGAGTGCCAGTGGTGACCGACTATGAGATCTGGAAAAACAACCCGGAGAAGGTCTTTGGCGTTGCACAAGATTGGGCGGAAAAGTACCCCAATACCCATATCCGCGTGGTTAAAGCACTGATCCGTGCGGCGCATTGGTTAGATGAAAATGATAACCGCAATCGCGCCGAAGCCGTGAAGTTGCTTTCACGCAGCGAGTACGTCGGCGCTGATGCGGAAGTGATCGCCAATTCCATGACTGGCACGTTTGAATACGAAAAAGGCGATAAGCGACAAGTGCCTGATTTTAATGTGTTCTTCCGCTACAACGCCACCTATCCCTACTACAGCGATGCCATTTGGTATCTCACACAAATGCGCCGTTGGGGACAAATCGAAAACCAGAAACCGGACTCATGGTACATGGACATCGCCAAGCAGGTGTATCGCCCAGAGATTTATCAACGTGCCGCAGAAGCGCTAATCGAAGAAGGGACATTGAGTGCCAGCGATTTTCCTGACTTTGCCCAAGAAAGCGGTTTTCGCCCACCGCAAACCCACTTTATTGATCAGATCCGCTATGACGGCCGTAGCCCCAATGCGTATCTGCAGCAGTTCGCTATTGGCCTGAAAGGCTCTGAGTCACTTTAA